One genomic region from Yersinia canariae encodes:
- the rlmE gene encoding 23S rRNA (uridine(2552)-2'-O)-methyltransferase RlmE, producing the protein MSNKKRSGSSSRWLQEHFSDKYVIQAQKKGLRSRAWFKLDEIQQNDKLFKPGMTVVDLGAAPGGWSQYVVTQIGGKGRIIACDLLPMDPIVGVDFLQGDFRDELVLKALLERVGDKKVQVVMSDMAPNMSGTPAVDIPKSMYLVELALEMCRDVLAPGGSFLVKVFQGDGFDEYLREIRSLFTKVKIRKPDASRARSREVYIVATGRKL; encoded by the coding sequence ATGTCTAATAAAAAGCGTTCGGGTAGCTCCAGTCGCTGGTTGCAAGAACACTTTAGCGATAAATATGTCATTCAGGCGCAGAAAAAGGGGCTACGCTCCCGCGCCTGGTTTAAACTTGATGAAATACAACAGAACGATAAACTTTTTAAGCCCGGTATGACAGTTGTCGATTTAGGCGCTGCACCCGGTGGTTGGTCCCAGTATGTTGTAACCCAGATTGGCGGTAAAGGGCGGATCATCGCATGTGATCTTCTACCAATGGATCCTATCGTTGGTGTCGATTTCCTTCAGGGCGATTTTCGTGATGAACTGGTCCTGAAAGCTTTACTTGAGCGAGTTGGGGATAAAAAAGTTCAGGTGGTCATGTCTGATATGGCCCCGAATATGAGTGGTACTCCGGCAGTCGATATACCTAAATCAATGTATCTGGTTGAATTAGCTTTGGAAATGTGTCGAGATGTACTTGCACCAGGCGGAAGTTTCCTGGTGAAGGTGTTCCAGGGAGATGGCTTTGATGAATACCTACGGGAAATTCGCTCCCTGTTTACGAAAGTTAAGATTCGTAAGCCAGACGCTTCTCGTGCGCGATCGCGTGAAGTGTACATTGTAGCGACAGGGCGGAAACTGTAG
- the glmM gene encoding phosphoglucosamine mutase gives MSNRKYFGTDGIRGKVGDSPITPDFVLKLGWAAGKVLARHGSRKIIIGKDTRISGYMLESALEAGLAAAGLSASFTGPMPTPAVAYLTRTFRAEAGIVISASHNPFYDNGIKFFSIDGTKLPDDVEEAIEAEMEKPLTCVESAELGKANRIVDAAGRYIEFCKGTFPSELSLNELKIVVDCANGATYHIAPSVLRELGATVITIGCEPDGMNINEKCGATDVRLLQERVLAEKAHVGLAFDGDGDRLMMVDHLGNKVDGDQILYIIAREGLRQGQLKGGAVGTLMSNMGLQLALKELGIPFVRAKVGDRYVLEAMQEKGWRIGAENSGHVILLDKTTTGDGIVAGLQVLTAMVRNHMSLHDLCSGMKLLPQILVNVRFSGDHNPLKSETVEEVTRQVEKELGDRGRVLLRKSGTEPLIRVMVEGDDAESVIAEMANRIADAVKAVG, from the coding sequence ATGAGCAACCGTAAATACTTTGGTACAGATGGCATTCGCGGCAAAGTGGGTGACAGTCCGATTACGCCAGATTTTGTATTAAAGCTTGGCTGGGCTGCCGGTAAAGTTCTGGCTCGGCATGGTTCTCGTAAAATTATCATTGGTAAGGATACGCGTATTTCTGGCTATATGCTGGAGTCAGCACTTGAAGCTGGTTTGGCCGCTGCTGGGTTATCCGCCTCATTTACTGGCCCTATGCCGACCCCTGCGGTTGCTTATTTGACGCGCACTTTCCGCGCAGAAGCCGGTATCGTTATTTCGGCATCTCATAACCCTTTCTATGACAACGGCATCAAGTTCTTCTCAATTGATGGCACTAAGCTGCCTGATGATGTGGAAGAGGCCATTGAAGCCGAGATGGAAAAACCATTAACGTGCGTAGAGTCCGCTGAACTGGGTAAAGCTAACCGTATTGTGGATGCTGCCGGGCGTTATATTGAGTTCTGTAAAGGCACATTCCCAAGCGAACTCAGTTTGAACGAGCTGAAAATTGTGGTCGACTGCGCTAACGGTGCAACCTATCACATCGCCCCGAGCGTATTGCGTGAGCTGGGTGCAACCGTTATAACCATCGGCTGTGAGCCGGATGGGATGAATATTAACGAAAAATGTGGGGCTACAGATGTGCGCTTGCTGCAAGAACGCGTTCTTGCTGAAAAGGCACACGTTGGTTTGGCATTTGACGGTGACGGCGACCGGTTGATGATGGTCGATCACTTGGGTAACAAGGTTGATGGTGACCAAATCCTCTATATTATTGCTCGTGAAGGTTTGCGCCAGGGCCAGTTGAAAGGCGGTGCTGTCGGGACTTTGATGAGTAATATGGGGTTGCAATTGGCATTGAAAGAACTGGGTATTCCTTTTGTTCGTGCCAAAGTAGGCGACCGCTACGTGTTAGAAGCTATGCAGGAAAAAGGCTGGCGGATTGGTGCGGAAAACTCCGGCCATGTGATCTTGTTGGATAAAACGACTACCGGTGATGGCATTGTGGCTGGTTTGCAGGTGCTGACGGCGATGGTACGTAACCATATGAGCTTGCATGATTTATGTAGCGGTATGAAATTGTTGCCTCAAATTCTGGTGAATGTGCGCTTCTCAGGTGATCATAATCCACTGAAATCAGAGACAGTTGAAGAAGTGACCCGCCAGGTTGAAAAAGAACTGGGCGACCGTGGCCGGGTTCTATTGCGCAAATCAGGTACTGAACCATTAATTCGAGTGATGGTTGAGGGTGATGACGCAGAGTCAGTGATTGCAGAAATGGCGAACCGGATTGCTGATGCAGTGAAAGCGGTAGGCTAA
- the folP gene encoding dihydropteroate synthase codes for MKLIARDRILDLTHPQVMGILNVTPDSFSDGGHHNNLDKALQHAQLMLSAGATLIDIGGESTRPGAAEISEQEELDRVVPVVEALATRFEVWLSVDTSKAVVMTESARAGAHLINDIRSLQEPGALEAAAITGLPVCLMHMQGQPQNMQQSPHYDDLMADINQFFKHHIDRCVAAGIAKSKLLLDPGFGFGKNLAHNYQLLARLAELHHFELPLLVGMSRKSMVGQLLNVPPQQRVIGSVACAVIAAMQGAQIVRVHDVKETVEAMHIVEATLSAKG; via the coding sequence ATGAAATTAATTGCCAGAGATCGGATTTTAGATCTCACTCATCCACAGGTTATGGGTATCTTGAATGTCACCCCGGATTCATTTTCGGATGGCGGGCATCACAATAATCTTGATAAAGCACTCCAACATGCTCAACTGATGTTATCAGCAGGTGCTACGCTGATTGATATTGGTGGTGAATCTACCCGACCAGGTGCCGCTGAAATTAGTGAGCAAGAAGAGCTTGATAGGGTGGTGCCTGTGGTCGAAGCGCTGGCGACGCGTTTTGAAGTTTGGCTATCTGTAGACACATCCAAAGCAGTGGTAATGACAGAATCAGCTCGTGCGGGGGCTCATTTAATCAATGATATTCGCTCATTACAAGAGCCCGGAGCGCTTGAAGCAGCGGCAATAACGGGTTTGCCGGTGTGCCTGATGCATATGCAAGGGCAGCCACAGAATATGCAGCAGTCTCCCCATTATGATGATCTGATGGCCGACATAAATCAGTTTTTTAAACACCATATTGACCGTTGTGTTGCGGCCGGCATCGCAAAAAGTAAATTGTTACTCGACCCAGGCTTCGGTTTCGGTAAAAATCTAGCGCATAATTATCAACTACTGGCTCGTCTGGCCGAACTTCACCATTTTGAACTGCCTTTATTGGTAGGAATGTCGCGAAAATCGATGGTAGGTCAGCTATTGAATGTTCCGCCACAACAGCGGGTTATCGGCAGTGTCGCTTGCGCTGTTATTGCGGCAATGCAAGGTGCGCAGATTGTCAGAGTGCATGATGTCAAAGAAACTGTCGAGGCGATGCATATCGTCGAGGCAACACTTTCAGCGAAGGGATAA
- the pmrA gene encoding two-component system response regulator PmrA, protein MKLLIVEDDELLQRGIAMALTSEGYACDCTGTAAQAHSLLLTSQYSMIILDLGLPDQDGSVLLRQWRRQHITLPVLILTARDALEDRVDGLDAGADDYLIKPFALAELLARVRALIRRYQGQSDNLVQQDNLSLNLTTQQVCLQDQPLEVTPKEFAILSRLIMRAGQTVNRELLQQDLYTWNDDLGSNTLEVHIHNLRRKLGKDRIRTVRGIGYRLEAQ, encoded by the coding sequence ATGAAACTACTGATTGTTGAAGATGATGAGTTGCTACAACGAGGGATAGCCATGGCGCTGACCAGCGAGGGCTATGCCTGTGACTGCACTGGCACCGCAGCACAAGCGCATAGTTTGTTACTCACCAGTCAGTACAGTATGATTATTCTCGATCTCGGTTTACCGGATCAAGACGGTAGCGTATTGCTCCGCCAATGGCGACGCCAGCACATCACATTACCGGTACTTATCCTGACCGCTCGCGATGCTCTCGAAGATAGAGTTGACGGGCTGGATGCCGGTGCTGACGATTACCTGATAAAACCTTTCGCACTCGCAGAATTACTGGCCCGTGTTAGAGCGCTAATCCGCCGCTACCAAGGGCAAAGTGACAATCTGGTACAGCAAGATAACCTGAGCCTTAATTTAACCACCCAACAAGTGTGTTTGCAGGATCAGCCGCTGGAAGTCACCCCTAAAGAATTTGCGATTCTCTCGCGTTTAATCATGCGAGCCGGACAAACTGTTAATCGTGAGTTATTACAACAGGATCTGTATACCTGGAATGATGATCTCGGTTCCAATACGCTGGAAGTCCATATCCATAATCTGCGGCGCAAATTGGGTAAAGATCGTATTCGGACGGTACGGGGTATAGGTTACCGACTGGAAGCACAATGA
- the ftsH gene encoding ATP-dependent zinc metalloprotease FtsH, which produces MAKNLILWLVIAVVLMSVFQSFGPSESNGRRVDYSTFMSDVTQDQVREARINGREINVSKKDNSKYTTFIPVNDPKLLDTLLTKNVKVVGEPPEEPSLLASIFISWFPMLLLIGVWIFFMRQMQGGGGKGAMSFGKSKARMLTEDQIKTSFADVAGCDEAKEEVSELVEYLREPSRFQKLGGKIPKGVLMVGPPGTGKTLLAKAIAGEAKVPFFTISGSDFVEMFVGVGASRVRDMFEQAKKAAPCIIFIDEIDAVGRQRGAGLGGGHDEREQTLNQMLVEMDGFEGNEGIIVIAATNRPDVLDPALLRPGRFDRQVVVGLPDVRGREQILKVHMRRVPLDIDIDASVIARGTPGFSGADLANLVNEAALFAARGNKRVVSMVEFEKAKDKIMMGAERRSMVMTEAQKESTAYHEAGHAIIGRLVPEHDPVHKVTIIPRGRALGVTFFLPEGDAISASRQKLESQISTLYGGRLAEEIIYGPEKVSTGASNDIKVATSIARNMVTQWGFSEKLGPLLYAEEEGEVFLGRSMAKPKHMSDETARIIDQEVKVLIERNYQRAHKLLLENMDVLHSMKDALMKYETIDAPQIDDLMNRKEVRPPAGWDDASKTKSTDNDSTPKAPTPVDEPHTPTPGNTMSEQLGDK; this is translated from the coding sequence ATGGCGAAAAACCTAATTCTCTGGTTAGTTATTGCAGTCGTATTGATGTCTGTATTCCAGAGCTTTGGACCCAGCGAATCGAATGGCCGTAGAGTGGATTACTCTACTTTCATGTCCGACGTAACCCAAGATCAGGTTCGTGAAGCACGTATCAATGGACGTGAAATTAACGTTAGTAAGAAAGATAACAGCAAATATACGACTTTCATTCCGGTCAACGATCCAAAGCTGTTAGACACCTTATTGACTAAAAATGTGAAAGTTGTTGGTGAGCCACCGGAAGAGCCGAGCTTGCTGGCCTCTATCTTTATTTCTTGGTTCCCAATGCTGTTGCTGATTGGGGTCTGGATCTTCTTTATGCGTCAAATGCAGGGCGGCGGCGGCAAAGGGGCGATGTCCTTTGGCAAGAGCAAAGCTCGCATGCTGACAGAAGATCAGATAAAAACTTCTTTTGCTGATGTAGCTGGTTGCGACGAAGCAAAAGAAGAAGTCAGTGAATTAGTTGAATATCTACGCGAGCCAAGCCGTTTCCAGAAACTGGGCGGTAAAATTCCGAAAGGCGTATTGATGGTTGGCCCTCCGGGGACAGGTAAAACCTTGCTGGCGAAAGCCATTGCGGGTGAAGCTAAAGTACCATTCTTCACCATTTCTGGTTCTGACTTCGTAGAAATGTTCGTTGGTGTGGGTGCATCCCGTGTCCGTGACATGTTTGAACAGGCTAAGAAAGCCGCGCCTTGTATCATCTTTATTGATGAAATTGATGCGGTAGGCCGTCAGCGTGGCGCAGGTCTGGGTGGTGGTCATGACGAACGTGAACAGACTCTGAACCAAATGTTGGTTGAGATGGATGGCTTCGAAGGCAATGAAGGCATCATCGTGATTGCGGCAACTAACCGTCCAGATGTTCTTGACCCGGCGTTACTGCGTCCAGGCCGTTTCGACCGTCAGGTTGTGGTTGGCTTACCAGACGTCCGTGGCCGTGAACAGATTCTGAAAGTTCATATGCGTCGCGTGCCATTAGATATCGATATTGATGCTTCTGTTATCGCTCGTGGTACACCAGGGTTCTCTGGTGCTGACCTGGCTAACCTGGTCAACGAAGCCGCACTGTTTGCCGCCCGCGGTAACAAGCGCGTCGTTTCAATGGTTGAGTTCGAGAAAGCGAAAGATAAAATTATGATGGGTGCGGAACGTCGCTCCATGGTAATGACTGAAGCACAGAAAGAATCTACGGCATACCATGAAGCAGGACATGCGATTATTGGTCGCTTAGTGCCTGAGCATGACCCAGTACATAAAGTGACCATTATTCCTCGTGGTCGTGCTTTGGGTGTGACATTCTTCCTGCCGGAAGGTGATGCTATCAGTGCTAGCCGCCAGAAACTGGAAAGCCAGATCTCTACTTTGTATGGTGGTCGTCTTGCTGAAGAAATCATTTATGGTCCGGAAAAAGTCTCTACCGGCGCATCAAATGATATCAAAGTGGCTACGTCTATTGCGCGTAACATGGTGACGCAGTGGGGCTTCTCCGAGAAACTGGGGCCATTGCTGTATGCTGAAGAAGAGGGCGAGGTGTTCCTTGGCCGTTCTATGGCGAAACCTAAGCATATGTCCGATGAAACCGCGCGTATTATCGATCAGGAAGTTAAAGTGCTTATCGAGCGTAACTACCAGCGTGCTCATAAATTGCTGTTAGAAAACATGGATGTATTGCACTCCATGAAAGATGCGCTGATGAAGTACGAAACTATTGATGCACCGCAGATTGATGACTTGATGAATCGCAAAGAAGTTCGCCCGCCAGCGGGTTGGGACGATGCGAGCAAGACTAAGTCAACGGACAATGATAGTACGCCAAAAGCGCCTACGCCGGTTGATGAACCTCATACACCAACGCCGGGTAATACTATGTCAGAGCAGTTGGGCGATAAATAA
- the greA gene encoding transcription elongation factor GreA, whose translation MKQIPMTVNGAEKLREELDFLKGVRRPKIIADIATAREHGDLKENAEYHAAREQQGFCEGRIQEIEAKLSNAQVIDITKMPNNGRVIFGATVRVLNVVSEEEQQYRIVGDDEADFKQNLISVNSPIARGLIGKEVDDVVVIRTPGGEVEYEILTVDYV comes from the coding sequence ATGAAACAGATTCCGATGACGGTAAATGGCGCAGAGAAACTGCGCGAAGAGCTGGATTTTTTAAAAGGCGTTCGTCGCCCTAAAATTATTGCCGATATCGCTACTGCCCGTGAACATGGCGATTTAAAAGAAAATGCGGAATATCATGCAGCCCGTGAGCAGCAAGGGTTCTGTGAAGGCCGTATTCAAGAAATAGAAGCCAAGCTTTCTAATGCGCAGGTGATTGATATCACCAAAATGCCAAACAATGGCCGCGTTATTTTTGGTGCCACTGTGCGTGTATTAAATGTGGTTTCTGAAGAAGAGCAGCAATACCGGATTGTGGGTGATGATGAAGCTGATTTTAAACAAAATCTTATTTCAGTTAACTCACCTATTGCTCGTGGCCTGATTGGTAAAGAAGTCGATGACGTGGTTGTTATTCGTACTCCAGGTGGCGAAGTAGAATATGAAATTCTTACCGTAGATTATGTGTAA
- the yhbY gene encoding ribosome assembly RNA-binding protein YhbY: MNLNNKQKQHLKSLAHPLKPVVMLGNNGLTEGVLAEIEQTLEHHELIKVKITAEERETKALIADAIVRETGAVNVQIIGNILVLYRPAKERKIILPR, translated from the coding sequence ATGAATCTGAATAACAAACAAAAACAGCACCTGAAAAGCTTGGCCCATCCGTTAAAACCAGTAGTGATGCTGGGCAACAACGGGTTAACCGAAGGGGTGCTGGCTGAAATCGAACAAACGCTGGAACATCATGAACTTATTAAGGTGAAGATCACTGCAGAAGAGCGTGAAACTAAAGCCCTAATTGCTGATGCCATCGTGCGTGAGACCGGTGCCGTTAACGTACAAATCATCGGTAATATTTTAGTGCTCTATCGCCCGGCAAAAGAGCGCAAAATTATTTTACCGCGTTAA
- the secG gene encoding preprotein translocase subunit SecG, producing MYEALLVIFLLISIGLVALIMLQQGKGADMGASFGAGASATLFGSNGSGNFMTRMTAVLATLFFVISLILGNMSTNQGNKGSEWENLGQPAKTEQTTAPVAPTKPSSDIPQ from the coding sequence ATGTACGAAGCTCTTCTGGTTATTTTCTTGCTGATTTCGATTGGGCTAGTTGCTCTGATCATGTTACAGCAAGGCAAAGGCGCGGATATGGGAGCCTCATTCGGAGCAGGTGCTTCTGCAACTCTGTTCGGTTCGAATGGTTCCGGTAACTTTATGACCCGCATGACGGCTGTATTGGCGACTTTATTTTTCGTCATTAGCTTGATTTTGGGCAATATGAGCACCAACCAGGGCAATAAAGGTAGCGAGTGGGAAAATCTGGGTCAGCCTGCAAAAACAGAGCAGACTACAGCACCAGTAGCACCGACTAAGCCGAGTAGTGATATCCCGCAGTAA
- the dacB gene encoding serine-type D-Ala-D-Ala carboxypeptidase: MHFSRIVSGLASAIAISISISNANAAQVENYTQYLPDGANLALVVQKIGATTPAIDYHAQQMALPASTQKVLTALAALLQLGPDFRFNTTLESHATITDGVLRGDLIARFDGDPTLTRQQLRNMVATLRKSGVKQVAGDLIIDTSVFASHDKAPGWPWNDMTQCFSAPPAAAIVDRNCFSVSLYSAPNPGDMAFIRVASYYPVQMFSEVRTLAKGSPDAQYCELDVVPGELNRFTLTGCLTQRSEPLPLAFAVQNGASYAGAILKDELKKADIQIDGNLRRQTTPNSAGNVLAQAQSAPLHDLLKIMLKKSDNMIADTVFRTIGHQRFGVPGTWRAGADAVRQVLRQKAGVDLGNSIVVDGSGLSRHNLISPATMMQALQYIAQHDQELNFISMLPLSGYDGTLRYRGGLHEAGVDGKVSAKTGALQGVYNLAGFITTASGQRMAFVQFLSGYAVPPEDQKNRRAPLVRFESRLYKDIYQNN, translated from the coding sequence ATGCATTTTTCACGAATTGTCAGTGGATTGGCCAGCGCTATTGCGATCAGTATCAGCATATCTAACGCCAATGCGGCTCAGGTCGAAAATTACACACAATATCTGCCTGATGGGGCAAATCTTGCGTTAGTCGTACAAAAAATTGGGGCCACTACCCCGGCAATAGACTATCACGCTCAGCAGATGGCATTACCTGCCAGTACGCAAAAAGTCCTGACCGCGTTGGCGGCATTATTACAGCTTGGGCCAGATTTTCGCTTCAATACTACATTGGAAAGTCACGCCACGATCACGGATGGTGTTTTACGCGGCGATTTAATTGCACGTTTTGATGGTGATCCCACCTTAACACGCCAACAGTTGCGTAATATGGTGGCGACGCTCAGAAAATCGGGTGTAAAACAAGTTGCGGGTGATTTGATTATCGATACGTCGGTTTTTGCCAGCCATGACAAAGCACCAGGTTGGCCATGGAATGACATGACACAATGCTTTAGTGCGCCGCCCGCAGCCGCCATTGTTGATAGAAACTGCTTTTCTGTATCCCTTTATAGCGCGCCGAACCCAGGTGACATGGCATTTATCCGAGTAGCGTCTTATTACCCGGTGCAAATGTTCAGTGAAGTTCGCACCTTAGCCAAAGGTTCGCCTGATGCGCAATATTGTGAATTAGATGTCGTGCCAGGAGAGTTAAACCGGTTCACACTCACAGGTTGTCTGACACAACGTAGCGAACCTTTACCTCTGGCATTTGCGGTACAAAACGGCGCGAGCTATGCCGGTGCTATTTTGAAAGATGAATTAAAGAAAGCTGATATCCAAATTGATGGCAATTTGCGCCGACAAACTACACCAAACTCCGCCGGAAATGTGCTGGCCCAAGCGCAATCCGCGCCATTACATGACCTACTGAAAATCATGTTGAAAAAGTCTGACAATATGATTGCGGATACTGTTTTCAGAACTATTGGTCACCAGCGCTTTGGGGTGCCCGGGACATGGCGTGCCGGGGCTGATGCTGTTCGTCAGGTATTGCGCCAAAAAGCGGGTGTGGACTTGGGGAACAGTATTGTCGTGGATGGTTCAGGTTTATCACGCCATAACCTTATTTCGCCAGCAACAATGATGCAGGCTTTGCAATATATTGCTCAGCATGATCAAGAACTTAACTTTATCTCAATGCTGCCATTATCAGGCTATGACGGCACATTGCGTTATCGTGGTGGGCTGCACGAAGCGGGTGTTGACGGCAAGGTGTCGGCTAAAACGGGGGCATTACAAGGCGTATACAATCTGGCCGGATTTATTACCACCGCAAGTGGGCAACGTATGGCTTTTGTCCAATTCTTGTCTGGCTACGCAGTGCCACCCGAAGATCAAAAAAATCGTCGAGCGCCGTTGGTTCGTTTCGAAAGTCGCTTGTATAAAGATATTTATCAGAATAACTGA
- the cgtA gene encoding Obg family GTPase CgtA, with amino-acid sequence MKFVDEATILVVAGDGGNGCVSFRREKYIPNGGPDGGDGGDGGDIYLLADENLNTLIDYRFVKSFRAERGENGQSRDCTGKRGKDITIKVPVGTRVLDQGTGEIVGDMTRHGQRLMVAKGGFHGLGNTRFKSSVNRAPRQKTMGTEGETRELMLELLLLADVGMLGLPNAGKSTFIRAVSAAKPKVADYPFTTLIPSLGVVRMDHEQSFVVADIPGLIEGASDGAGLGIRFLKHLERCRVLLHLVDLAPIDESDPVENAKIIINELQQYSENLAEKPRWLVFNKIDLLDPEEAEVRAKAIAEALGWEGKYYMISAANRDNVNALCWDVMNFLNTQPKAMAIAESTPEKVEFMWDDYHREQLAEVEAEAESEDDDDWDEEDDDGVEFIYER; translated from the coding sequence ATGAAGTTTGTAGATGAAGCTACAATTCTGGTTGTAGCCGGTGACGGTGGTAACGGTTGTGTCAGTTTCCGTCGCGAAAAATATATTCCTAATGGTGGTCCTGACGGTGGTGATGGTGGTGATGGCGGTGATATTTACCTGCTGGCCGATGAAAACCTCAACACGCTGATTGACTACCGTTTTGTGAAATCTTTCCGTGCTGAACGTGGTGAAAATGGTCAGAGCCGCGACTGTACCGGTAAACGCGGCAAAGATATCACCATTAAAGTGCCTGTTGGTACCCGTGTACTGGATCAAGGGACGGGTGAGATTGTTGGTGATATGACTCGCCATGGTCAGCGCTTGATGGTCGCAAAAGGCGGTTTCCACGGATTGGGTAATACCCGTTTCAAATCCTCGGTAAACCGTGCTCCTCGCCAGAAAACCATGGGGACTGAAGGCGAAACTCGTGAGCTGATGCTGGAGCTGTTGTTACTGGCGGATGTGGGCATGTTGGGCTTACCTAATGCCGGTAAATCAACCTTTATCCGCGCAGTCTCTGCTGCTAAACCCAAAGTCGCTGATTATCCATTTACAACTCTGATCCCAAGTCTGGGTGTGGTTCGTATGGATCACGAGCAAAGTTTTGTGGTTGCCGATATTCCAGGTCTGATTGAAGGCGCATCCGACGGCGCAGGTTTAGGTATTCGTTTCCTCAAGCATTTGGAACGTTGCCGCGTACTGTTGCATTTAGTGGATTTAGCGCCAATTGATGAGTCTGATCCGGTTGAAAATGCCAAAATCATTATTAATGAGCTACAGCAATACAGCGAAAATCTTGCTGAGAAGCCTCGCTGGCTGGTGTTCAATAAGATTGACCTGCTAGACCCTGAGGAAGCTGAAGTACGCGCTAAGGCTATCGCAGAGGCTCTGGGATGGGAAGGTAAGTATTATATGATCTCGGCTGCGAATCGCGACAATGTGAACGCCTTATGCTGGGATGTCATGAACTTCCTGAACACACAGCCCAAAGCCATGGCCATTGCTGAAAGTACACCAGAAAAAGTTGAATTCATGTGGGATGATTACCACCGTGAGCAGCTGGCTGAAGTGGAAGCAGAAGCTGAATCAGAAGATGACGATGATTGGGATGAAGAAGACGATGACGGCGTAGAGTTTATTTACGAACGTTAA
- the pmrB gene encoding two-component system sensor histidine kinase PmrB encodes MISMRRRLILMLALILLVTQLISAFWLWHESQEQISFLVDETLSAKVRNERVDTEIAEAIASLLAPSLIMMAITLLLSFWAISWIIRPLGQLQQKLAERSADNLTPVVVNSDMQEIVSVTSTLNQLLSRLSNTIAQERLFTADAAHELRTPLAGIRLHLELMGQQGIAESKPLISRIDLLIHTIEQLLMLSRAGQNFASGLYQTLDWIENVVRPLKEELEEMCAQRQQTLRWELPAVAQTQGDATLLRLMLRNLVENAHRYSPVDSQISVKLSTEAQGTLLQVIDEGPGIKQEQAGELTQAFRRMDQRYGGSGLGLNIVIRIAQLHQGKLTLENRTECSGLKAQCWIPATTHR; translated from the coding sequence ATGATCAGTATGCGGCGTCGTCTCATCTTGATGTTGGCGTTAATATTATTGGTGACCCAACTGATCAGCGCATTTTGGTTATGGCATGAAAGCCAAGAACAAATTAGCTTTTTGGTCGATGAAACACTGAGTGCCAAGGTGCGTAATGAGCGGGTTGATACAGAAATAGCCGAGGCAATAGCATCACTGCTTGCGCCGTCGCTCATTATGATGGCTATCACTCTTTTACTCTCTTTCTGGGCAATCAGTTGGATTATTCGGCCACTGGGCCAATTGCAGCAGAAACTGGCTGAGCGCTCCGCGGATAATCTCACACCCGTCGTGGTGAACAGCGACATGCAAGAAATTGTCTCGGTAACATCTACCCTTAATCAACTGCTATCCCGGCTGTCCAATACCATTGCACAGGAGCGCCTGTTCACCGCTGATGCGGCACACGAGTTACGCACACCTCTTGCCGGTATTCGGCTGCATCTGGAATTGATGGGGCAACAAGGCATTGCAGAAAGCAAACCGCTTATTAGCCGAATTGATTTATTGATACATACCATTGAACAATTGTTGATGCTGTCGCGGGCCGGGCAGAATTTTGCCAGTGGCCTCTATCAGACACTCGACTGGATAGAAAATGTTGTGCGGCCATTGAAAGAAGAATTGGAAGAAATGTGTGCCCAACGGCAGCAGACCTTACGATGGGAACTCCCTGCTGTTGCCCAGACTCAGGGCGATGCCACATTACTGCGTTTGATGCTGCGCAATCTGGTCGAGAATGCACATCGCTATAGCCCAGTAGACAGCCAAATCTCAGTCAAGTTATCTACAGAAGCTCAAGGCACTCTGTTGCAAGTCATTGATGAAGGCCCTGGAATAAAGCAAGAACAGGCGGGTGAATTGACTCAGGCATTTCGCCGTATGGACCAACGCTATGGCGGCAGTGGCTTAGGGCTGAATATTGTTATCCGGATTGCGCAACTGCACCAAGGCAAATTAACACTCGAAAACCGCACTGAATGCTCCGGGTTAAAAGCGCAATGCTGGATACCGGCGACCACTCATCGCTAA